In Lycium ferocissimum isolate CSIRO_LF1 chromosome 3, AGI_CSIRO_Lferr_CH_V1, whole genome shotgun sequence, the genomic window GACCGTAAGGCCAATAAAGCAATCGCAcattttttccttaaagatgtattttatatatataacagtTGTCTCAGCCGaaagaagtttttcaaaattaaaattaataaaatcttatctaagatcaacaatgTCTCAAGATAGATTGAATGGATTagctatattatcaattgaaaaggAATTGTTGAATAAATCAATTATAAAACAACAATTAATGACTTCACATctaaaaaaacttgaaaaataaactttaaataaaaatatatatgacgatCTTTACTTTAAAAAAGAACAAGGTCTCTCTCTGAAGTTTGACTTTAGGCCCCTAATGTTGTTGAGATGACCCTGACACCCCAtcaacatttttgaagagtccgagcaacatatcatagcttaaaACACGTAAGAATTTATAAAGATTTGAACCGCATGAACCATTCCTTGATTTTGAACTTATAAAGATTTGAACCGCATGAACCATTCCTTGATTTTGAACTCCATGAATCGTTTCTTGGGTTTGAAACTCCAGCAAATTTTTTTAACCCCGTTAATCGTTCCTTGGTTTGAACTTATAAAAGGTTGAAGAACATGAATCGTTCCTTTTTTTACAACTTATAAAGGCTTGAACCCCATGAATCGTTCGTGGGGTTTGAAATTCAAGCAAATTTTTAAATTCAATGAATAGTTCCCTTAATTTCACTTGTCGATCCTTTAAATACCAATAGCGGTGGCTGGAGTTGTTCCGCAATTTAGTTAAGGATATTTTTGTTCAAGACTTTTAAAGTATTAAAAAGTGGTTAAATATTAATAGCTTTTAGAATAATGGTGATAACATGTTAAATGACTATTATACCtgcgaatcccaacttatgccttacaaattttttttaaaattttttactgaatgagggttcgaacccggaaacAATGAGCTTTtagctaagggcaaaaattaaagaccactgatttgaggggtaaaaattaaataacacCCCCAGCAAAGGGCAGTCCTGCAAATTGCCTTTTTCATGCTACCCAAAACACACTAACAAACGCAATGGCAATAGTAGACTCTCCCGAGCAGTGACGAAGCCACATATAGCCGAGgatgttcatccgaaccccctcggccgaaaaaaacactatttttacaaagttaaaattattttttatgtatatatagtagatgttgaatccccttaggcttcttcgtatgtttacttttttatatttgaaccCCCTCGACagaaatcctggctccgccactgctctCGAGCTCCTCGACGAAGACTTACTCGGTTCACAATTAATTTACTCCTCCTTCCGTCTAATTTATTTGACACTTTTCgattttcgagagtcaaacgagttgttctTTGACCGTAATCtttttatatcttttaaatattttaaattattaattatagtgacttataatactttttacgtagttttcaaatatgtaaattttatttcaaaaaatttaaagattataTGTTCAAACACatgatcaaaattaaaaaatttgactctcgaaaagtaAAAAGTCTTTCaacaaattgggacagagggagggAGTACTATTAGTCCAAACGCTTTTAATTTAGACTATTAAACAAGCAATTTTCCCACACTCACAGACCCTGGCCTTTTAACAAAAGAAGATTCTGCtcatatttatggaaataaaaAGCTGAGTAAATTAAAAGGGGGAATACGCATACTTGACCAGAGGCGACCTTGAGCATGTAATAATGAAGCTCAAGTGGTGTAGCTGTGACGTGCACACCAAAAAAAGTTGCTGGGTTCCGGTAATAGATCCTCACCGTTGAATTTAGAGTCAACATGTCCGTTTGAACCCCGGTCCCATCTATCCCTGCTTGCACGTTCAAATTTTCGAAAACCATGCTCTGCACAACATACGATTATTACAACCGAACGccttattaattatatatagtaAATAATACGTACTGACAAAAGCATGGTGTAATTATTATTGCTATTATCGAAATAAAGCAAAAGTCCTCTGTTCACATAAGCCTACATCTCGGTATTGCAGATTCCATAGTtggaaaatgaaaagataaaaacTTTGCTCAAAATTGTACAACTACCTAACGTTCAATTAGCTAAATGAAATTAGTAACTGAGTCACTCGGGCTGTGTGAAAGAaaattactctctccgtccatttctatttatcatgtgtattaaaaataaatatttatttttatttgtccaatttaaaaaattaatatacttagcatttcatatatattacacttttattaataattattgaatttgaaaacttcaagaaattgtTAGTAAATATCCATTTACTTGACTTCAATTATTACATGACTTAATAATAAATAGAGGTGATATAATaaaattgttattttatttatgacttttTAAGAAATGTGTCAAGTAAAAACAGAGAGTAAAAGCATTATCACCTTAACGAAGATTTTGGGTTTGTAAGGGAGACTAGCAGCCCAAAGGATGAGGGAGAAGATGGTGAAGAGCACAatgaaagagaggagaaagcAGAGCATATAAAACCTCATGACATTTGACTTgccatcatcatcgtcatcgttATCTTCATCAGGGTCATCGTCATTAGTGCGGGGTATTCTCTTCCAGACAGCAAGCTGATGATTCCTGATAGGGTTTTTCAAAGAAGCAGAGAACCTAGAAGTGGAGGACTCGCGGGAGTGGTGAATAGGAGAGCAATGGTAGTGATGGGCGGGTGACCCGAATGGGCTCGACCCGTATGACATCTTCTCAACATCATGCTGCTGT contains:
- the LOC132048892 gene encoding uncharacterized protein LOC132048892 — encoded protein: MGVTIHAKSDSEVTSIDASSPPRSPRRALYYVQSPSHSQQHDVEKMSYGSSPFGSPAHHYHCSPIHHSRESSTSRFSASLKNPIRNHQLAVWKRIPRTNDDDPDEDNDDDDDGKSNVMRFYMLCFLLSFIVLFTIFSLILWAASLPYKPKIFVKSMVFENLNVQAGIDGTGVQTDMLTLNSTVRIYYRNPATFFGVHVTATPLELHYYMLKVASGQMKKFYEPRKSKRIVVAVLQGHQIPLYGAIPLLSDAKDRIQSVSVPLNLTFVMRSRAYILGRLVKPKFYVHISCQVTLRGNHLGKHINLTTSGSCK